A stretch of the Gymnogyps californianus isolate 813 chromosome 15, ASM1813914v2, whole genome shotgun sequence genome encodes the following:
- the SEC14L5 gene encoding SEC14-like protein 5 translates to MVQKYQSPVRVYKYPFELVMAAYEKRFPTCPEIPVFLGSEILHESRSDDGAIHVIERSCKLNVDAPRLLKKIAGVEYVFFIQKNTVNWKERTLRIEAHNETFANRVVVLETCSYSVHPENEEWTCFEQSASLDIKSFFGFESTVEKIAMKQYTSNIKRGKEVIEHYLKELISQGITFIPRWTPPPACGQKDKRAPAVGRDADDIPLESGAPGTTKEQTGSSCPPAEAVSPDADKLDADYIERYLGQLTPMQESCLIRLRQWLQETHKGKIPKDEHILRFLRARDFNIDKAREMLCQSLSWRKQYQVDYILQSWRPPALLDEYYTGGWHYQDKDGRPLYILRLGQMDTKGLVKALGEESLLRHVLSINEEGQKRCEENTNIFGRPITSWTCLVDLEGLNMRHLWRPGVKALLRIIEVVEDNYPETLGRLLIVRAPRVFPVLWTLVSPFINENTRQKFLIYSGSNYQGPGGLVDYVDKDVIPDFLGGDCMCTVPEGGLVPKSLYQTEEEPENSDHIRLWTETIYHSASVLKGAPHEIVVEILEGESVITWDFDILKGDVVFSLFHSKRAPETSHKEATLPSTSAAGDNMQLIDKTWILGVDYSRMESPLVCREGESIQGSHVTRWPGFYILQWKMHGPLPCSGTSLPRVDDVLASLQVSSHKCKLIYYYEVLASKDFRGSMSSLESCNSGFSQLSGATTSSSQSQSSSHLSR, encoded by the exons GCATATGAGAAGCGCTTTCCTACATGTCCAGAGATCCCAGTCTTCCTGGGGAGTGAAATCCTTCATGAATCCAGGAGTGACGACGGAGCTATACATGTCATTGAACGGAGCTGCAAACTGAATGTGGATGCTCCTAGGCTGCTGAAGAAG ATTGCAGGGGTAGAGTATGTTTTCTTCATCCAGAAAAACACAGTGAACTGGAAAGAGCGAACTCTCCGCATTGAAGCCCACAATGAGACTTTTGCCAACCGTGTTGTCGTCCTTGAGACGTGTAGCTACTCA GTTCACCCTGAGAACGAAGAGTGGACTTGCTTTGAACAGTCTGCATCGCTCGACATCAAGTCATTTTTTGGCTTTGaaagcacagtggaaaaaattGCCATGAAGCAGTACACTTCAAACATCAAGCGG GGCAAGGAAGTGATTGAACACTATCTGAAGGAGTTGATCTCCCAAGGGATCACATTCATCCCCCGCTGGACACCTCCCCCAGCGTGCGGACAGAAGGATAAGCGAGCCCCGGCTGTCGGACGCGATGCTGATGACATACCGCTTGAGTCTGGGGCTCCTGGAACTACCAAAGAGCAAACCGGTAGCTCCTGCCCTCCAGCAGAAGCTGTCAGCCCTGATG ctgacaAATTAGATGCTGATTACATTGAGCGATATCTGGGCCAGCTGACTCCCATGCAAGAGAGTTGTTTGATCCGCCTTCGCCAGTGGCTTCAAGAAACGCACAAAGGCAAG atCCCCAAAGATGAACATATCCTTAGATTTCTGCGGGCTCGTGACTTCAACATTGACAAAGCTCGAGAAATGCTCTGTCAGTCGCTGTCTTGGCGAAAGCAGTACCAGGTGGATTACATCCTACAGTCATGGAGGCCCCCAGCCCTCTTAGATGAATACTACACTGGAGGATGGCATTATCAAGACAAAG atgGACGACCACTCTACATCCTTCGTCTCGGCCAGATGGACACAAAAGGTTTGGTGAAAGCTCTGGGAGAGGAATCACTGCTGCGACAT GTTCTGTCAATTAATGAGGAAGGACAAAAGAGATGTGAGGAAAATACCAACATCTTTGGCCGCCCCATCAC ATCCTGGACATGTCTGGTGGACTTGGAAGGGCTAAATATGCGGCATCTCTGGCGGCCTGGAGTTAAGGCCCTGCTTCGGATAATTGAGGTTGTAGAGGACAACTACCCTGAAACTCTGGGGAGACTATTGATAGTGCGAGCACCCAGGgtttttcctgtgctctggACTCTG GTCAGTCCCTTCATCAATGAGAACACAAGGCAGAAGTTCCTCATTTACAGTGGGAGTAACTACCAGGGTCCAGGAGGGCTGGTAGACTACGTGGACAAAGACGTGATCCCAGACTTCCTGGGAGGAGACTGCATG TGTACTGTCCCAGAAGGTGGGCTTGTTCCCAAGTCACTTTATCAAACAGAAGAAGAGCCAGAGAACTCGGATCACATCCGGTTATGGACAGAAACGATCTATCATTCTGCGAGTGTTCTCAAAGGAGCTCCACATGAG ATAGTTGTGGAGATTCTGGAAGGGGAATCCGTCATCACCTGGGACTTTGACATCCTGAAGGGAGATGTGGTGTTCAGCCTCTTTCACTCCAAACGAGCTCCTGAAACAAGTCATAAAGAAGCCACGTTACCAAGTAcctctgctgctggggacaATATGCAGCTAATTGATAAGACGTGGATCCTTGGGGTGGATTACAGCCGTATGGAATCTCCACTGGTTTGCCGGGAAGGAGAGAGCATCCAG gGATCTCATGTGACTCGCTGGCCTGGCTTTTACATTCTCCAGTGGAAAATGCATGGCCCCCTACCCTGTTCTGGCACTAGCCTCCCTCGGGTGGATGATGTTCTCGCCTCTCTGCAAGTTTCCAGTCACAAATGCAAGCTTATATACTACTACGAGGTGCTTGCATCCAAGGACTTCAG GGGATCCATGTCGAGCCTGGAATCTTGCAACAGCGGCTTTTCCCAGCTGAGTGGAGCCACGACATCTTCCAGCCAGTCCCAGAGCAGCTCCCATCTTTCTAGATAG